CTGCACCGTTGAGGAGTGGGACGGCGGGGTCGTTTCCTTCTCCACCACCTGCCGCCACTGCGACGAACCGGACTGCCTGCGGGCCTGCATCTCCGGCGCCATCCAGAAGGACGACAAAGGCGTGGTCCGGATCGACACCGAGCAGTGCGTCGGCTGCTGGTCCTGCGTCATGGCCTGCCCCTACGGCGCCGTGCAGCGCAACCTCACGAAGAAGAAGGCCAACAAGTGCGACCTCTGCCCGGACCGCACCAGCCCGGCCTGCGTCGATGCCTGCCCCAACCGGGCGCTCGTCTACAAGGAGGGGAGCCAGAAATGAACTACGTCATCATCGGAAACTCCGTGGCCGCAGTGGGCGCCATCCGGGGAATCAGAAGCATAGACCAGCAGGGGAACATCACCGTCATCTCCAGGGAGCGCCACGTGGCTTACGGCCGCCCCCTCATCTCCTATCTCCTGGGGGGCCTCATTACGGAAAAGCGGATGGCCTACCTGCCGGAGGACTTCTACGAGAAGAACCGGGTGAATCTCCTCCTCAACGCCGAAGTGGTCGGCGTCGATACCGCAATCGGCAAAGTGACCATCGCCGGCGGCGACGTGATCGCCTTTGACAAGCTTTTGGTGGCAACGGGGGGCGACCCCTTCGTCCCCCCCATCGAGGGGATGGCCGGCAAGGACAGGATCTTCACCTTCACCACCTGGGACGACGCAGCCAAACTCAAGGGGATTGCCGACGACATCCGGAAGGTGGTTGTAATCGGTGGTGGACTCATCGGCCTCAAGGCTGCCGAGGGGCTCCATCTCCTGAACAAGAAGATTACGATCGTCGAACTGGCTGACCGGATACTCTCCGCCGCCTTCGATCGCCCTGCCGGGCGGGTAGTGGCCAAGAAGATGAAGGCCAACGGCATCGATGTCATCACCGAGGACACGGTGGTTAAAATCGAGGGGGACGGCGCCGCCATTACCGGCGTCACCCTGAAGTCGGGCGACTTCATCCCCTGCGACACGGTCATCGTCGCCATCGGGGTGCGTCCCGCGGCCGGCTTCCTCAAGGGGAGCGGCGTTGAGGTGAACCGGGGCATTGTGGTGGACGACCGCATGGAGACAACCGTTAAGGGAGTCTTTGCCGCCGGCGACGTGGCCGAAGCGAAGGACTTCTTCTCCGGCGTCAAGAACCCGATGCCCATCTGGCCCGACGCCTACATCCAGGGAGATATTGCCGGCGTCACCATGGCGGGAGGCGAGAAAGGGTACGACGGCGGCATTGCCATGAACTCCATCGAACTCTTCAAGGTTTCCACCATCTCCATGGGGGTCACGAACCCGGTGGACCCCACGGAATACGAGATCCTCACCTATCAGGATCTGGAGAACTACCAGTACCGCAAGATCGTCCTCAAGGACGGTCTCCTGGCCGGCGCCGTTCTCGTGGGGGCCGTGGACCGGGCAGGCATCTTTGCCGGTCTAATCCGCGACCGGATCGGGGTGGACTCCTTCAAGGACCAACTCCTCACCCCCGACTTCGGCTTCGTCAATCTCCCCCGGGAGATCCGCTCCGCCCTCTTCGCCCCCGCCGGCAAAATTACGGGGGCCGACGAGCCGGCCATGAATGTCGGACACTGACCCGGCGCCGCTTCGTGACGACCAGATAGAGGTTTTGACCATGATCAGATCACAACAACCGACCCATTATTTTCAGAAAGACATCTCCAACTGCGGCCTGACCGGCTTCATCTCCACCGCCGGCAACCTGGTTGAGGGGAATGTCATCATCAAGTCCATCGCCCTGATGCACGACCGTGGGAACGGCCTCGGCGGCGGCTTTGCCGCCTACGGCATCTATCCGGAATTCAAAGACTTCTACGCCTTCCACCTCATGTACGAGAACGGCATGGCGCAGCAGCTCACCGAAGAGTACCTGGAGCAGCACTTCTACATCGAGCACTATGAAGAGATCCCGACGCGGCGCACCCCGGCCATTGCCAACCCGCCGGCCTTCAAGCGCTACTTCGTAAAGCCTCTCCAGACTGCCGAATACAAAGAAGCCATCGAGTTTGAAAACATGACCGACGAGGATATAATCGTCCGCCACGTCATGCTGATCAATAACGAGATCGAAGGCGCCTTCGTCGTATCTTCCGGCAAGAACATGGGCGCCTTCAAGGGGGTCGGCTACCCCGAGGAAATCGCCGATTTCTTCCGGCTAGAAGAGTACAAGGGTTACATCTGGACCGCCCATAACCGCTTCCCGACCAACACTCCGGGCTGGTGGGGCGGCGCCCACCCCTTCACGCTCCTGGACTGGTCCATTGTCCACAACGGCGAAATATCGTCCTACGGCATCAACAAGCGGTATCTTGAGATGTACGGCTACCTTTGCACCATGCTCACCGACACCGAGGTCGTTGCCTACACCCTCGACCTCCTGATCCGCAAGCACGGCCTCACGCCGGAACTGGCGAGCCTTGCCATGGCTTCCCCCTTCTGGGACATCATCGATGCCCTCCCCGAAGACGAGCGCCAGCTGCTCACAGCAATCCGCCAGTGCTACGGCAGCGCCCTGCTCAACGGCCCCTTTGCCATCCTCTTTGCCAGCAACGAAGGGCTTATCGGGCTCAATGACCGGGTCAAGCTACGCCCCCTTGTTTGCGCCAAAAAGGATGATTTC
The nucleotide sequence above comes from Geobacter benzoatilyticus. Encoded proteins:
- a CDS encoding NAD(P)/FAD-dependent oxidoreductase, whose product is MNYVIIGNSVAAVGAIRGIRSIDQQGNITVISRERHVAYGRPLISYLLGGLITEKRMAYLPEDFYEKNRVNLLLNAEVVGVDTAIGKVTIAGGDVIAFDKLLVATGGDPFVPPIEGMAGKDRIFTFTTWDDAAKLKGIADDIRKVVVIGGGLIGLKAAEGLHLLNKKITIVELADRILSAAFDRPAGRVVAKKMKANGIDVITEDTVVKIEGDGAAITGVTLKSGDFIPCDTVIVAIGVRPAAGFLKGSGVEVNRGIVVDDRMETTVKGVFAAGDVAEAKDFFSGVKNPMPIWPDAYIQGDIAGVTMAGGEKGYDGGIAMNSIELFKVSTISMGVTNPVDPTEYEILTYQDLENYQYRKIVLKDGLLAGAVLVGAVDRAGIFAGLIRDRIGVDSFKDQLLTPDFGFVNLPREIRSALFAPAGKITGADEPAMNVGH
- a CDS encoding class II glutamine amidotransferase, which produces MSDTDPAPLRDDQIEVLTMIRSQQPTHYFQKDISNCGLTGFISTAGNLVEGNVIIKSIALMHDRGNGLGGGFAAYGIYPEFKDFYAFHLMYENGMAQQLTEEYLEQHFYIEHYEEIPTRRTPAIANPPAFKRYFVKPLQTAEYKEAIEFENMTDEDIIVRHVMLINNEIEGAFVVSSGKNMGAFKGVGYPEEIADFFRLEEYKGYIWTAHNRFPTNTPGWWGGAHPFTLLDWSIVHNGEISSYGINKRYLEMYGYLCTMLTDTEVVAYTLDLLIRKHGLTPELASLAMASPFWDIIDALPEDERQLLTAIRQCYGSALLNGPFAILFASNEGLIGLNDRVKLRPLVCAKKDDFVYMASEEAAIREICPKPDKVWTPRGGEPVIAKMQPGVI
- a CDS encoding 4Fe-4S dicluster domain-containing protein gives rise to the protein MKRIYMIEEACIGCHLCEVACITEHSQSKNPVKAFLHEENRPISRCTVEEWDGGVVSFSTTCRHCDEPDCLRACISGAIQKDDKGVVRIDTEQCVGCWSCVMACPYGAVQRNLTKKKANKCDLCPDRTSPACVDACPNRALVYKEGSQK